The DNA region TCAAATCCTGACCGGTGAGCGCTTGGGTGACGAAATTGGAGATCACCCGTCCGTCATCGTTCCGGAGCCCGGCCGAATAGGTGTTGAAAATCCGGATCACCCGCACCGGCACTTTGTACCGGGTGTGATATTCATAACAAAACACTTCTCCGAGGCGTTTGGCCTCGTCGTAGCAGGCCCGCGGTCCCCAGGTGTTCACGTTGCCCCGGTACGTTTCCGGCTGGGGGTGGACTTCCGGATCCCCGTACACCTCGCTGGTGCTGGTGAACAGAAATTTCGCCCCGGTCTTGCGGGCAAGTTCCAACAGATTTTGCGTGCCGACGGTGTTCACCGCGATCGTTTCAAACGGTCGTTCCTGATAAAACTTCGGAGACGCGGGGGATGCGAGGTGATAGATTTCCCGGATCTCCTCCCATCCCGGAATGGACGACACCGCGGGATCCGTCACATCCATCCGCAGGAAGCGAAAGCGGGGATGTTCCATGAGATCCCTAAGATTGTGCTCCTTGCCCGTCGCCAGATTGTCCGCGCCGATCACCGTCCGGCCCGTTTCCAGCAGCTTCCGGGCCAGATGGGATCCCAGAAATCCGGCCGCCCCCGTGATGAGTGTGTGTGTCATGGTCAACCCTCTCCCGTCATGCGACGTACCACGATGCCTCCCGGGGCGCCATGACCGTCGCGTTTTTGTTTCGTCCCGTAACCGTCGGGATGCGTCCCGTGCCAACGCCACGCCGCCCCGATGAGGAGCGGGGATCATGCTTCGGTTTCTCCCCGTCATTTTTTGAGCGCAGGGCGACGGTCGGTCCACTCTTTGAGAAGCAGTTTGAGCACAAACGGAGGTTCCAGGATGTACCGCCTCCACAGCCGTTTGGGTTCCGATGCAAGCCGGTACAGCCATTCCAGGCCCACCCGTCCCATCCATCTCGGGGGAGTGGGCACTTCCCCGGCGATATAGTCCATGAACGCCCCCTGGTTCATGGCGACATTCACCTGCAGGGAATCGATGTTCTCGGCCAACCACACTTCCTGTCTGGGCATGCCCATCCCCACCAGCAGCAGGTGGGGCCGGAACCCGTTGATCATGTCGATGATGCGCCGGTTTTCCTCGCTGTCTTTGGACGCATCGAAATAGCCGTGATGCATGCCGAGGATCAACCGGGGGTTCCATGTGCGGTACACCTCTGCCGCACGCTCGGCCACGCCGGGTTTGGAGCCGAGCAAAAACACCCGCAGCCCTTCTTTCTCGCACACGGAAAAAAGATGAGGCAAGAAATCGAGGTTGGTGAGCCGGTGGGACCTTTGCAGCGGATACCCGAACAACTTGCCGATCCACACGATCGGCATGCCGTCGATGTGGACGTATTCCGCCTTTTCATAAAACGAACGCAATCGCTCGTCATGATGGTACAGATAAATGCTGTGCAGATTGTGATTGGCCAGAATGATCTTTTTCCGCTCGCGGACGGCTTCCAGCACAATCTCGCCCAAGTGATGCTCTTCGAGGGCATCCACGTGGATGCCGAGCATGGAATACCGGGCGACGTTCATTTCCCGCACCTCCCGTTCTAGCGAGACTGTCCGGACATCACGGCTTTTTCGCGGTTGGCCTGAAGAATCCGTTCTATCTCTTCGATCATTCCCCGGACCCTTGCATCCCAACTGTGGTTGTTCAGGATTTCTTCCCGGGCAGTGCGTCCCATCTCCGGCAAGCGATCCCTGCTTGAGATCGCCCGCTTCAGCGCTCCTTTCAAATCTTCCACGTCGCCGGGACGGAACAGAAAACCGGTTTCTTTGCCTTCGATCAGCATCCGGGCGTCATCGTGCGCGGATGCCACCACCGGCTTGGCCATGGACATGTACTCGTAAATCTTGAGCGGTGAGTGGTACATTTTCTGCGTTTTCAGGTCCACCTGGCCGGAAAATCCGACATCAAACCGGGAGATCCATGCAGGCACTTCGTCGGCGGGAACCCTTCCGGTGAACGTGATCCGGTCGGCGAGTCCCGCTTCGCGGGTCATTTCCTCCAGCTCCGCTTTCACCAGGCCGTCCCCCACGATGATGACCCTTACATCGATGCCCTCTTCCCGAAGTTCCCCCACGGCGCGGATCAGGTGATCCAACCCTTGCCAGGCCAGAATGCTGCCGACAAACCCGACGGTGAACATGTCGGAATCCCGGCTCTCGCCTTCTTGCGGACGGTAAAAATGGGTGTCCACGCCGTTGGGAACGACGAGAATTTTGTCCGGATCGATGTGCAGCCGCTCCACGATCTGTTCTTTGAGCGGACGGCTGACGGCCACCAGCACGTCGCAATCCCGGTAGGCCTTGATCTCCATCTCCCTGGCGATTCCGTCCAACACGATGGCCTTTCGGTCTTTCTTGGCCTCTTCGAAAAAGATGCCGTTG from Staphylospora marina includes:
- a CDS encoding UDP-glucuronic acid decarboxylase family protein, producing MTHTLITGAAGFLGSHLARKLLETGRTVIGADNLATGKEHNLRDLMEHPRFRFLRMDVTDPAVSSIPGWEEIREIYHLASPASPKFYQERPFETIAVNTVGTQNLLELARKTGAKFLFTSTSEVYGDPEVHPQPETYRGNVNTWGPRACYDEAKRLGEVFCYEYHTRYKVPVRVIRIFNTYSAGLRNDDGRVISNFVTQALTGQDLTVYGDGRQTRSFCYVDDTVRGLMLAMEKEAATGEIINIGNPREYTILEVAETVLRLTGSTSRITFHPLPPDDPKVRRPVIDKAKRLLGWEPTVDLEEGLRRTIAVYRERLNSCEMEKMVP
- a CDS encoding glycosyltransferase yields the protein MRDKVLGYLSAAPRVSTSPHAEASGPRAHVLGVIQAFERLGWQVERFIVGDRMRRDLANKKTEKMLTANPVQTFAADVARIVLGKRNARKAWEELGPRVNWVYERHAVLQSLGWIFKKHGIPWILETNGIFFEEAKKDRKAIVLDGIAREMEIKAYRDCDVLVAVSRPLKEQIVERLHIDPDKILVVPNGVDTHFYRPQEGESRDSDMFTVGFVGSILAWQGLDHLIRAVGELREEGIDVRVIIVGDGLVKAELEEMTREAGLADRITFTGRVPADEVPAWISRFDVGFSGQVDLKTQKMYHSPLKIYEYMSMAKPVVASAHDDARMLIEGKETGFLFRPGDVEDLKGALKRAISSRDRLPEMGRTAREEILNNHSWDARVRGMIEEIERILQANREKAVMSGQSR
- a CDS encoding WecB/TagA/CpsF family glycosyltransferase — translated: MNVARYSMLGIHVDALEEHHLGEIVLEAVRERKKIILANHNLHSIYLYHHDERLRSFYEKAEYVHIDGMPIVWIGKLFGYPLQRSHRLTNLDFLPHLFSVCEKEGLRVFLLGSKPGVAERAAEVYRTWNPRLILGMHHGYFDASKDSEENRRIIDMINGFRPHLLLVGMGMPRQEVWLAENIDSLQVNVAMNQGAFMDYIAGEVPTPPRWMGRVGLEWLYRLASEPKRLWRRYILEPPFVLKLLLKEWTDRRPALKK